AATAGGCGAATCGTACGTGGTCGCCGCGCGGCTCTTGCCGTACAAGCGGGTGCGGCTTGCCGTTGAAGCGTGCAATGCGTTGGGCGCGCCATTGATCGTCCTTGGTTCCGGGCCGGATGAGGCGCGATTGCGAGCGCTCGCCGGACCAACCGTGCGTTTTACCGGTCACGTGTCCGATGCGCAACGTCGCCAGATATTCGCGCGTGCTCGCGCGATCGTGGTGCCGGGCGAAGAAGATTTCGGCCTTGTGCCGGTCGAGGCCGCGGCGGCAGGCAGGCCGACTGTGGCATTCGGTGCGGGCGGAGCGATGGAGACGGTCGTGGACGGAGTGACCGGAGTGTTCTTTCGCGAACCGACGGCCGAGTCGCTCGCCAACGCGCTCAAAAATCTCGATCCATTCGCATTTAGCGTCGACTCGATGACGGCGCACGCGGCGAAGTTTTCGGCCGAGCGATTCCGCGCGGGCTTTCGCGCGCTCCTGGAATCCTATGGCGTGCCGGCGACTCTGTAGGATGGTGAGCCGTACTGGGGCAAGCATCCCGTACTAGGGTGAGCAACGCTCACCCATTTGGGCAAGCGATGCTTGCCCTAATACTTAACTGAGATATTCAAAGGTCGAGTCCGCGGGCTCTGCGAACGGGTCGCCGTGAAGCGACCGTTTACGTTTCCCACGTTGGATCTCAATCGCCTATCGCTGACCGCGCTCGACGATCGGCCGTCGAAAGTCTCTCGCGACGCGCTCGCAAAGTCGCATGTCCCCGGACAGACTTTCGCTCAATTCTGGGAGTCGTTGCCCGACATCTTAGCGGTCAAAGATCTGCGCAGTTTGGTCGCCGACATCGCTCGATCAAACCGCGATGGCAAGGCCGTGGCGCTTGGCGCGGGCGGTCACGTCATCAAGACCGGACTCGCGCCGATCGTCGTCGATCTCATGCGCGATGGAATCGTCAACGCGGTCGCGACCAATGGATCAGTGTGCATCCACGATGTCGAGCTTGCGATCGTCGGCAAGACGTCTGAGGATGTCGATGCAAGTCTGCGCGACGGCTCGTTCGGCATGACGCGCGAAACCGCGGATTTCATCCTCGACGCTATCGCCGGCGAAGGGCCGTCGCTCGGACTCGGCCGCGCGCTCGGCAACGCGCTGCTCAAGCGGGGTGCGCCGTTCGCGGAGGCGTCGATTCTGGCGCAAGGCGCGGCGCTCGACGTTCCGGTGACCGTTCATGTCGCCATCGGCACCGACATCATCCACATGCACCCAAAAGCCGACGGTGCGGCGCTCGGCGCCGCGACGTTGTTCGACTTTCGGCGCTTTACCGAAGTGGTCGCCGCAGTCACCGATGGCGGCGCGTATCTCAATTTCGGGTCGGCCGTCGTGCTGCCCGAAGTGTTCTTGAAGGCGCTATCGGTCGCGCGCAACCTGGGTTATCGCAACGACTTCGTCACCGCCGATTTCGATTTCATCCGCCACTACCGAACGCGCACGAATGTCGTCGTGCGGCCGCACCTTCACGGCGGGCGCGGCTACATGTTCACCGGTCACCATGAGATCATGATGCCGCTTTTCGCCGCGGGAGTTCGCGCGGCCATCGAAGCAAACCGCTGATGGCCGCCACGTGAGCTGGCGCACGGCACCGGTGACGCTCTCCATGCTGGCGGCATGCTGGCTCGCCTTTGCCTTCGACTTCTTCGTGACGGGCGGCCGTCAGGAGATGGGGCCGCTCGTGGCGGCCGGTCAAATCGTTCCGTCGCTGATCCAAGGCGGCCAGTGGTGGCGTCTGATCACGTCCGGCTTCTTGCACTACGGAATCTTGCACATCGCATTCAATTCGTACGCGCTCTTCCAAGTGGGCATATTGGTGGAATACGTGTACGGCAGTGCGCGATTTTTCGTCATCTACTTCGTCGCGCTGATCGCGGGCGGACTCGCCGCTTACTACTCCACGATCGGTTCCGACAACGCGACAGCC
Above is a window of Candidatus Eremiobacteraceae bacterium DNA encoding:
- a CDS encoding rhomboid family intramembrane serine protease, which gives rise to MSWRTAPVTLSMLAACWLAFAFDFFVTGGRQEMGPLVAAGQIVPSLIQGGQWWRLITSGFLHYGILHIAFNSYALFQVGILVEYVYGSARFFVIYFVALIAGGLAAYYSTIGSDNATAGASGAIMGVFGAMGVLGFKIPHARTALLQSAIFPIVLTLGNGLLNTGISNAGHIGGLIGGVLAAVVMTPARAAMLRGQNEA